A stretch of DNA from Promicromonospora sukumoe:
GATGGCGAAGAGGAAGGGCGTCTCCTTGAACATGGAGATCGCGTAGTTGCCGAGGCCCGGCAGCGTGTTGCGGATGGCCTGCGGCAGCACGACCGCGCCCCAGGTGCGCGAACGCGGCAGGTCGAGGGCGACGGCGGCTTCCCACTGTCCCTTCGGCACCGCGTCGATACCGGCCCGGTACACCTCGGACAGGTACGTCGCGTAGTGGATCCCGAGCACGATGCAGCCGATCACCAGGGGTGGCGTGCTGCTGAACACGAGGTAGGCGAAGACCAGCTGCACGAGCAGCGGGGTCGAGCGGATGAACTCGGTCAGCAGGCCGACGGGCATCGTCACGATGCGCAGCTTCGAGCGGCGCAAAAGGGCGACGAGAAGGCCCAGCACCGACGCGATGGCCATGCCGACCACGGTCGCGAGCAGCGTGATCCAGAGGCCGTCGATCAGCAGCGGAAGCACTTCCCCGACGCGGTCCCAGCTCCAGGTGAAGCTCATGCGGTGACACCTCCGCCCGTGGTGGTGGGTACGGGCGCGACCTGGAGCACCTCACGCGGCGACGGGCCGATGCCGACACGACTCTTGGCCCGCGCCTCGATGGCGTTCATCAGCAGCGTGAGCAGGTACGCGATGGCGAAGTAAAGCAGGAGGCCGACGACGTACGAGAACACCGTGTCCTGCGTCCCGCGGCGCATCTGCTCGATGAAGTAGTTGAGGTCGTGCAGCAGGATGTAGGTGGCGAGGGCCGAGCCCTTCACGAGCTGGATGAGCAGGTTCGTGAACATGGGGATCATCAGCGGCCAGGCCTGGGGCAGGATCACGCGTCGCAGCCGGTGCCCAGGGCTCATGTCGAGCGCCGTCGTGGCCTCCCACTGCCCCTGCGGCACCGCGTTGATGGAGCCACGCACGACCTCGGCGCCGTACGCACCGTAGTTCAGGCCGAGCGCGAGGATGCCGCAGGCCAGCGACTCGAGCTGGAACCCGAAGACGGGCAGCACGTAGAACAGCCAGAACAGCTGCACGACCAGCGACGTCCCGCGGAAGAACTCCACGACGACGCGTGAGGGCACCCGGACCCACCACCGGCCGCGCGACCCGAGTCCGAGCAGCATGGCTACCAGGAAGGCGAGGGCCGCGCCGCCGACGGTGAGCTCCAGCGTGACGAGGACGCCCTCACCGAGCCGGGGCAGCCCGTTGACGAGATATTCGAGATTCTCGGACACGGGCTCGGTCAGCCGTCCAGGCCGAGCTCCGGGGCGAGCTCGGTTGCCAGCGTCTCGAGGTCACCCTCGCAGAGCTTCTCGGTCGTCATCCCCTCGACGGGACGCTCGGCGGCGGTGAAGCCATACTCACCGACGATGTCGAGGTAGCGGTCCTCGTCCGCGACGATCTCGGCGAGCTTCTCGTTGTACGCGTCGCGGAGCTCGGTGTCGTTGGTGCGGAAGACCGTGCCGCCGGCACCGATCTGCGGTACGCCGTCGATCTCGGCCACGAAGGATTCCGTGACCTCGATGTCGGCGTCCGACTTCGCGGCCAGCGCGTTGAGCGAGATGGCCGTCAGTGCGAACGCATCGACCCGACCTGCCGTCAGCGCGTCCAGGCCGTCCTGGGGCGTCCCGACCTCGGTGTTGTCGATCTCGAGCGAGGAGGCGTAGTCGCCCTCGATCGCACCGCTCATCGTGGCGAGCTTGACCCCCGCGTCCTTGGCGGACTGCATGTCCGTCAGGTTGTCCGGGTTGCCCGCAGGAACCATGAACGCCGTGGTGTACATGAACTCGGGCTCGCTGAACGAGGCTTCCTCACAGCGCTCCGGGAGGATGGACATACCGGCGCTCACGGCATCGAAGCGGTTGGCGTTGAGGCCGGGGATCAGCGAGCCGAACTCGGTGTTCACACCCTCGACGGTCTCGATGCCCAGCTCGGAGAAGACCTCCCGGTGCAGCGCGACGGTCGCGCCGGTGAGCTCGCCGTTCGCGTCCTCGTAGCTGTAGGGCTCCTCGCCGGCGAAGCCGACGGTGACGGTGCCCTTGCTCTGGAGGTTCTCCAGGGCACTGCCGCCGCCCTCTGCTCCGCTCGTGTCGACGCGGGAGCACGCGGCCAGCGCCACCAGGGTGAGTACGGACCCTGTGGCGAGGACGGCTCGGCGGAGCGGGCGGACGCTTGATCTAGACATGGTTCCCTTCACGCCATCCGGGCAGGTCTCGTAAAGCCCGGATGGGCTGGAGTTCACGGACGACTCGCCACCGTAGCGAATTGGCGACGTTCAGACAATCTAGCGTTCGACATTAGGATTGTCTACAATCTGCAAGTTCACCCGGCCGGCGCCACCCCTGCTACCGCCGTGGCCACACTGATGTCCGCGCACCGGCGATGATGGTCGTCATCGACGTTGCGCTCACGGAAGGAGCACCGATGTCCCACCCGCCACGGGCCACCCTGGCGACTGCGCCGTCCTTCTCGCGCGTGACGCGTCCCTCGACCGTCGACCTGATCCAGACCGAGCTGCGCAACGCCGTGTACGCCGGTGTGCTCGCCGTCGGCTCGCCGATCCGGGAGGTCGAGGTCGCGACCCAGCTCGGCGTGAGCCGCGGCCCCCTGCGGGAGGCCGCCCAGCGCCTGGTCCAGGAGGGTCTGCTGGTCGCGACCCCCGGTCGCGGCATGCGCGTGGCGACCATCTCCAAGGAGCGGCTTCCGGCGCTCTACGAGGCGCGCAAGTCCGTGGAGATCACCGCCGCCCGCCTGCTCGTCCGCTCCGGGGACGACGCCGCTCTGGCGAGCGTGCGCCGGGCGCACGACGAGCTCGTCGAGGCGAACCGCACGGGCGACGCACGGCGCCTCGGTGGCGCCGACCTCAACCTGCACTGGGCGCTCGTCGCGGCCACCGGCAACCCCTGGCTCACGCGCTGGATGACCACGCTCATCGTCGAGGTGCGGATGGCCACGTTCTCCGTGAGCGACGAGTACGTGGTGCGCAAGGACACAGCCGACGCGCACGCGGTGATCGTCGAACGACTGGAGGCCCGGGACGAGGAAGGCCTGGTCACGGTCATCACCGAGATGCTCGACGGTGCCGTCGCCCGCCTGCTCGGCAAGGAGGACGAGCCCGTCGAGACGCTGGAGGAGCCCGCCGACGCGCCGGCGATCACGCTCGGCCCGATCGACGCCCCCGACGAGATGTAAGGGTCGAGCCGCGCCGCTGGTCGAGCCTGTCGAGACCCGGCTCCCCGAACGGCCGCCGTCAGACCCAGGCCGCCGGGTCCGCGAGGACCGCCCGCAGCACCTCGCGCGCCCCGCCCGTGAGCGCCGCCTGCGGGCCGGCCTGGGCGGCCCGCACCTCCAGGTCGACGAACGGCGCCGCGAGGACGCGGTCGGCGAGCACTGCCTCGACGTCGGCCCGGAGCCACGGCAGCAGCTCGGTGTAGGCGCCACCGAGCACGATGGTGGACACGTCGAGCAGGTTCACGAAGTCCGCGAGCGCCGAGCCCAGGGCGCGGCCGGCGGGCAGGGCCGCGCCGTCGGCGCCCGGAGCGGTGTCCCGCTCGGTGAGCAGGCCGACGAGCGCGGCGAGCGGCGCGTCGGGCGGCAGGCCGGCGGCGCGCATCATCGCCTCCTTGCCCGCGTACTGCTCCAGGCATCCGAACGCGCCGCACGAGCACCGCGGCCCGGCAGGGTCGACGACGACGTGCCCGATCTCGCCGTTCCAGCCCCGCTCCCCCAGGAAGAGCGCGCGGTCGACGACGATGGCGGCGCCGATGCCGACGTCGCCCGAGACGAAGACGAACGAGTCCGGGGCAGCGACGTCGGACCCGCCGGCGAGCTCGGCGAGCGCGGCGAGCTTGGCCTCGTTGGCGATGCGGACGGGCAGGTCGCCGAGGCCGAGCAGCGGCACGGGGTCGAGCGTGGACCAGCCCAGGTTGGGGGCCACCTCCAGCAGGCCGGTGCGCGGGTCGACCAGGCCGGGCAGGGCGAGCCGCGCGCCGGCGACGGTCATGCCCGCGGCCGCGACGTCGTCGCACACCTCCCGGGCGAGGTCGCCGAGCCGGTGCAGCACCAAGGCGGGGTCGCTGTCGTGCAGCGCGCCGGGGACCACGCGGTCGACCACGACGTCGCCGGTGAGGTCGAGCACGCGCACGCCGAGGTAGTCGACGTTCACCTCCAGCCCGAGGCCGACGACGGACCGCGGCGCGGGGACCAGGGGCACGGCGGGCCGGCCGGCGCGTCCACCGGTCACGGCGGGCAGCTCGCGGACCAGCCGGGCGGCGACGAGCTGGTCCACCAGCGTGGACACCGTGGCGCGGGCCAGACCGGTCGCGGCGGCCACGCCGGCGCGTGACAGTGGTTCCGGGACCTCGAACACGGCACGGGCCACGAGCTCCAGGTTGTGCTCGCGCAGGGAGTGCTGGCGGGCCGCGGCGGGGCCCGTCCGCGTGGTGGTCTCGTGGGCGGTCCCGGCGGTGGTCACGCCTTGACTGTAGCCGAGGCCCGGGTAATAGTTCAGTCGTACAACTAATGCGGCGCCGCATGCCGGGGCCGCCCTCGACGAGGAGACCCCGTGAGCGACATCAAGTACTCGTTCGGCCTGTGGACCGTCGGCTGGCCTGCCGCCGACCCGTTCGGCACGGCGACCCGCCCCGAGCTCGACCCGGCCGAGTCGGTCCGCAAGCTCGCCGACCTCGGCGCCTGGGGCTTCACGTTCCACGACAACGACGTCTACCCCTTCGGCTCGGACGACGCCGAGCGCCAGAAGCACATCGACGCCGTCAAGAAGGCCTCCGCCGAGACCGGCCTGGTCTGCGAGATGGTCACCACCAACACGTTCACGCACCCCGTCTTCAAGGACGGCGCGTTCACCTCCAACAACCGCGAGGTGCGCCGCTTCGGCCTGCGCAAGGTGCTGCGCAACGTGGACCTCGCCGCCGACATGGGCGCGTCCACGTTCGTCATGTGGGGTGGCCGCGAGGGCACCGAGTACGACAACTCGAAGGACCTCCACGCGGCGCACGCGCGCTACGCCGAGGGCATCGACACCGTCGCCTCGTACATCAAGGAGAAGGGCTACGGGCTCAACATCGCCCTGGAGCCCAAGCCCAACGAGCCCCGCGGCGACATCTTCCTGCCGACCATCGGGCACGCCATCGCGCTGATCGACTCGCTCGACAACGCCGACATCGTGGGCCTCAACCCCGAGGTCGGCCACGAGCAGATGGCCAACCTGAACTACACGCACGGCATCGCCCTGGCCCTGCACGTCGGCAAGCTGTTCCACATCGACCTGAACGGCCAGCACGGCCCGAAGTTCGACCAGGACCTCGTGTTCGGCCACGGCGACCTGCTGTCCGCGTTCTTCACGGTCGACCTGCTGGAGAACGGCTTCCCGAACGGCGGCCCCCGCTACGAGGGCCCGCGGCACTTCGACTACAAGCCCTCGCGCACCGAGTACCTCGACGGCGTGTGGGAGTCGGCCAAGGCCAACATGAAGACGTACGACCTGCTCGCCGCCAAGGCGAAGCAGTACCGCGAGGACCCCGAGGTCCAGGCCGCCTTCGAGCAGGCCGGGATCTTCGAGCTGGGCCAGTCGACGCTCGCCGAGGGCGAGACGTTCGACTCCTTCCTCGCCGAGGCCGACCCCGACGTCGACGCCCTGGCCGAGAAGGACTACGGCCTGGTCCGCCTGCACCAGCTGGCGCTGAACCACCTGATCGGCTGACCTCCTCTCTGGTCGAAGTCCCGTCCGCTGGTCGAGCTTGTCGAGACCTCACCAGGTCTCGACAAGCTCGACCAGCGGTGCGTTCGGCTCGACCAGACGCTCGCGCACCGCGCGGTAGCGTGTCAGTCGCCTCTTCCTACGAACCACCTCCTGGAGCACCGATGCCCCTCGTCGCCGGCGTGGACACGTCCACGCAGTCCTGCAAGATCGTCGTGCGCGACGCCGAGACCGGCGCGCTGGTCCGCACCGGTTCCGCCAAGCACCCGGACGGCACGGAGGTGGACCCGCGGCACTGGTGGGACGCCTTCCAGGAGGCGGCGGCCGCGGCGGGCGGCCTCGCCGACGTCGCCGCGCTCTCCGTGGGCGGCCAGCAGCACGGCATGGTCACCCTCGACGTCGACGGCAACGTCGTCCGGCCGGCGCTGCTCTGGAACGACACCCGCTCCGCGCCGTCGGCCGAAGCCCTGATCACCGAGCTCGGCGATGGCGACCGCGCCGCGGGCGCGCAGGCCTGGGCCGACGCCGTCGGCTCCGTGCTGGTCGCCTCCCTCACCGTGACCAAGCTGCGCTGGCTACACGACAACGAGCCGGAGAACGCGGCGCGCGTCGCCGCCGTCGCGCTCCCCCACGACTGGCTGTCCTGGCGCATCGCGGGCTACGGGCCCGCAGGCGACCCGACCGCTCCCCTGGGCCCGCAGCTCGACAAGCTGTTCACTGACCGCTCGGACGCCTCGGGCACCGGGTACTACGACGCCTCCGTCGGCGAGTACCGGCCCGACCTGCTGGAACGCGCCCTGGGCCGGACCGACGTCCTGCTGCCGCGCGTCGTCGGCGTCGCCGAGGCGGGCGCCGTCGCGCACCCGAGCGTGGCGGGCGCCGACGTCGACGGCGGGGCCCTGATCGGCCCCGGCGCGGGCGACAACGCGGGCGCGTCCCTCGGCCTGGGCATGACGCCGGGCGACATCGCCATCTCGATCGGCACGTCGGGCGTGGTGTCCGCCGTCGCGCCGAAGCGCACCGCGGACGGTTCCGGCGCGATCAACGGCTTCGCCGACGCGACCGGCAACGCCCTGATGCTCGCCGTCACGCTCAACGCGGCGCGCGTCGTGGACGCGGCGCGCGAGGTGCTCAACGTCGACTTCGACGAGCTGGCCGAGCTCGCGCTGCAGGCCCCGCCCGGGTCCGACGGCCTGGTGCTCGTGCCGTACCTGGAGGGCGAGCGCACCCCCAACCGGCCCGACGCCACCGGCACGCTGCACGGCATCCGCCTGGCGACCTCGACCCGCGCCCACCTGGCCCGGGCCTACATCGAGGGCATGCTGTGCGGGCTCGCCGACGGCCTCGACGCACTGCGCGCGCAGGACGTCTCGGTGGAGCGCGTCATGCTGATCGGCGGGGCGGCGCAGTCGCCGGCCGTGCAGCAGATCGCCCCGCAGGTCTTCGGGCTCCCCATCGGCATCCCCGAGCCGGGCGAGTACGTGGCCGACGGCGCCGCGCGCCAGGCGGCCTGGACGCTCGCCGCGGCCTCCGCCGAGGGCGGCGCGGACGACGTCGCCCCACCCGCCTGGTCGACGACGATCGCGGCCACGCTGGCCGCCGACCCGAAGCCCGTGGTCCGCGAGCAGTACGCGGCGGTCAGCGACCTGGTCTGACCTGCCCGTACGCGCGCCCCGGTCAGTCGGGGCGCGTGTACCGCAGGTGCCGGAACCGCAGCCCGGAGGACGACGTCGTCCAGTCCGTCGCGGAGGCGACCGCCCACTCCGGACCGATCTCCGGGGCGTAGACGTCGCCCTCGACCTCGGTGTTGATCTCGCTGACCTCGAGCACATCGGCCACGGGCAGCGCCGCGTTGTAGACCTGGGACCCGCCGATCACCCAGATCTCGTCCCCGCCCGGGGCCTCGGCCGCGAGCCCGAGCGCCTCGCTGAGGGACGCGGTCGCGACGACGCTGTCGCCGGCGTCCGGGACCCCGAACGGGCCGCGCGACGAGACCACGATGTTGGTGCGGCCCGGCAGCGGGCGCCTGGGCAGCGACTCCCAGGTGAGCCGGCCCATCACCACGGGGTGTCCCGACGTGGTCCGCTTGAAGTGCGCGAAGTCCTCCGGCACGTGCCACGGGATGTCGCCGCCCGCGCCGATCACGGGCCGGCCTGCGGCGTCGCGCGCCTGTCCCCAGATGAGCCCGATCATCAGACGGCGATCGGGGCCTTGATGGTGGGGTGCGAGACGTACCCCAGCACCTCGACGTCCTCGAACTCGTAGTCGAAGATCGAGTCGCGCGGCGCGAGCCGCAGGGACGGGTAGGGGTACGGGTCGCGCGCGAGCTGCGTCTCGACCTGCTCCACGTGGTTGTCGTAGATGTGCACGTCGCCGCCGGTCCACACGAACTCGCCGACCTCGAGGCCGGTCTGCGCCGCGACCATGTGCGTGAGCAGCGCGTACGAGGCGATGTTGAACGGCACCCCGAGGAACAGGTCGGCGGAGCGCTGGTAGAGCTGGCAGCTCAGCTTGCCGTCGGCCACGTAGAACTGGAACAGGGCATGGCACGGCGGCAGCGCCATGTCGTCCACCTCGGCCGGGTTCCACGCCGTGACGATGTGCCGGCGCGAGTCCGGGTTGGTGCGGATCTGCTCGACCACCTTGGCGATCTGGTCCACGTGCCCGCCGTCGGGCGTGGGCCAGGAGCGCCACTGGACCCCGTAGACCGGGCCCAGCTCGCCGGACTCGTCGGCCCAGTCGTCCCAGATCTTCACGCCGCGCTCCTGCAGCCAGCGCACGTTGGAGTCGCCGCGCAGGAACCAGAGCAGCTCGTACACGACCGACTTGAGGTGCACGCGCTTGGTGGTGACCAGCGGGAAGCCCTGGGCCAGGTCGTACCGGATCTGCCGCCCGAACACGCTGCGGGTGCCGGTGCCGGTGCGGTCGCCCTTGCGGGTCCCGGTGGCGAGCACGTCGCGGAGCAGGTCCTCGTACGGGGTGTCGATCTCGGTCATGGGGCAAGCGTACGTCTGCTCCCGTCGAGGACCCGGGAGGGGTGCTCGCGCGTCACCCCTGCTGCGCGCGCAGCTCCCTGAGCCGCACACCACGCCGCCGGTAGAGCACGCCCATGGTCACGATCACGAGCGCCACCACGCCGCCGACGACGGCGCCCCACGCCGACCCGCCGCGGAACGCGGGACCGTCCACGTCGAGGATGCGCTCGCCCGCGTGCGCCGCGGCCGACGTGCCGAGCACGATCCCCAGGGTCAGCAGGTTCGGGATCGCGAACACGACCGCCAGGGCGAGGAACGCGCTGCGCACCTGGAGGGACTTCCTGGTGAGCACCGCCTGCGCCAGGAACAGCACCGGGACCAGCGTGAACACGGCGCCGACCATCAGCCCCCACCACGCGCCCGCGGCGAACGAGCCGTCCACGGCGTTGCCAATCACCTGCGCCCACCAGCGCGGGAGGAACGCGTCGAGGAACAGATAGATCAGCCAGACGGCCAGGACCACCCCGGCCACGGCGAGCAGCCGCTTCACGATGTCGCGCCAGTCAGGCGTCCACAGCACCTTCCCGCTGCCCGACGTCGTACCGGCCGCCCCCTGCTCACCGCTCAGCTTCTCCCCCATCGCAGAATCGTCGCAGCGCAGGGGCGGATCGGCGCGGCGAACGGGCCGGTCCGAGGGCCGGACAGGGCGGCCGACGGGAACGTCGCGGAGGCCGTCCGCGTTGACCACTAGGCCGACCGACCGGGACCCGCTGCGCCCAGCTACGTGACCGTGTCGGTGACCAGTGGAAGGATCACCCTCATGACGGAGCAGACGACCACCCCGGGAGCCACGAGCAACGAGGACGCCGTGACCCCCTCGCCCACGGACCCGCTGTGGGTGGAGCGCAACGGCACGCGGACGTACACGGGCTTCTCCGCCCGCGGCGCCAGCGTCGAGATCGGGCCGGCGAGCGCCGGCGCGGTGTTCACGCCGGGCGAGCTGCTGAAGATCGCGCTCGCCGCCTGCGCCGGGATGAGCAGCGACCGCGCCTTCTCGCGCCGTCTGGGTGACGACTACAGGACCACCATCCGGGTCGAGGACCCGAAGGACATGGCGGAGGACCGGTACCCGGTCCTCACGGAGACGTTCGAGATCGACCTGTCCTCCCTCGACGACGAGGACCGGGCAAAGCTCCTGACGATCGCCCAGCGATCGATCGACAAGGCATGCACCGTGGGCCGCACGCTCAAGGCGGGCGCCCAGATCCCGGACGCGCAGTTCAACCAGCCGGAGGGCTGACATGACCGACGACAAGAAGCTGACCAGGGCCGAGTCCAACGGCAGGGCGACCCCCGGCGACGCACTCGTGAAGCCGGACGACTCCCTGCACGTCACCAAGGCGGACTGGCTGAACTACAAGCCGGACGGCCCGCTCGACCACCTGGTCGACCGGGCGGTGACCATCCCGTCCGCGACCATCCACAAGCATGTGGACAAGATCCGCGCGCGGAACCCCGACGCCTCGCCGGCGGAGATCGTCAAGCTGCTGGAGAAGGAGTACCTGCGGGTCATCCAGACCACGGGCAGCGCGGTCGGCGCGGCCGCCGCGATCCCGGCGGTCGGCACGGCGGCGAGCGTCGCGCTGTCGACGAGCGACGTGGCGACGTTCTTCGCGTCGTCTGCGGCGTTCTCGCTCGCCATCGCCGACGTGCACGGCATCGATGTGCAGGACGTCCCACGCCGGCGCGCGCTCCTGCTCGCCACGGTGCTCGGCGACAAGGGTGCCAAGGACGTCGAGGACGCCATCGGCGGTTCGGGCGTCGCGTGGGGCAAGGTGCTGCTCACGAGCATGCCGCGCGGCACGCTCCAGCGCGTGAACAAGGCGCTGACGCACCAGTTCATCAAGAAGCAGATCGCCAAGCAGGGCAGCCTGCTGCTGGGCCGCATCCTGCCGTTCGGCATCGGCGCCGTCGTCGGCCTGGTCGGGGCACGCGCGCTCGGCCACACCGTGATCGCGCAGTCCCGCGCCGCGTTCGGTCCCCCGCCGGACCGGTTCCCGCGCGTCATCGAGCAGAAGTAGGCCGCGCCGCCCCTCCGGGGGCCGCGCGGCACCCCCTCCGGGGTGCCTTAAGACCCATATCAACCAGCGGATCGGCAGGATTCCGGGAGCCGACCTAGGCTGCCGTTCATGGCGGAAACGACGCACGGCGCCCTCGCGCCGACGTACCATCCCCTGCCGATAACGATCGCGCGGGCGCACGGTACGCACGTATGGGACACGGACGGCAACGAGTTCCTCGACTTCCTGTCGGGTTACTCGGCCCTGAACTTCGGGCATCTGCACCAAGGGCTGGTGGCTGCGGCGATGACGCAGCTGCGCCAGGTGACGCTCACGTCCCGTGCGTTCGACCACGACCGGCTCGAGGAGTTCGCCCAGCGGCTCGTCGAGGTCGTGGGACCGCTGACCACCGGCGGCGAGGACAGCCTCGTGGTGCCGATGAACACCGGCGCGGAGGCCGTGGAGACCGCGATCAAGGCGGTCCGCAAGTGGGGCTACGACGTGCGCGGTGTCCCCGCGGACCAGGCGACGATCATCGTGGCCGGCGGCAACTTCCACGGCCGCACCACCACGCTGGTCGGCCTGTCGGACGACCCCGTCTCGCACGACGGGTTCGGCCCGTTCGCCCCCGGGTTCGTCCGGGTGCCCTTCGGCGACCTGGCCGCGGTGGCCGACGCCGTGGACGACACGACGGTCGCCGTCCTGATGGAGCCCGTGCAGGGCGAGGCAGGCGTCGTGGTGCCGCCGGACGACTTCTGGCCGGGCCTGCGCGCCCTCACCGCGGAGAAGAACATCGCGCTCGTGGCCGACGAGGTCCAGTCGGGCCTGGGCCGCACCGGCACCACGCTGGCCTGCGAGCTCTGGGACGTGCAGCCGGACCTGGTCTGTCTGGGCAAGGCGCTGGGCGGCGGCATCGTCGCGGTCTCCGCGGTGGTCGGCAAGCCCGAGATCCTGAACGTCCTGACGCCGGGCACGCACGGCTCGACGTTCGGTGGCAACCCGCTGGCCTGCGCGGTCGGCGTCGCGGCCCTCGACCTGCTCTCGACGGGGCAGTACCAGGCGCGCGCCGCGGCGTCGGGCAAGGTGCTCCAGGAACGGCTCGACGCGCTCGTGGAGCAGGGCCTGCTCACCGGGTCGCGCTGCGTGGGGCTCTGGGCGGGGATCGACGTCGACCCGGCGCTCGGCACCGGCCGCGAGCTGTGCGAGGCGCTGCTGGAGCGCGGCGTCCTCGCCAAGGACACGCACGCGTCGACGATCCGCCTGTCCCCGCCGCTGTCGATCGTGCAGCCCGAGCTGGAGATGGCGCTGGACATCCTGGAGGAGTCGCTCGTGGCGCTCCGGGACGGCGGTTCCGAGGGCGGCCCGGGTGAGGGTTCCGAGGACGGCGGCTCGGACGGCGAGGCGCGGGCGGAGGTCGAGGAGCCGGCGGAGGCGGAGGATGATGAGCCGGCTTCGGCCGACACGACGAAGACCGAGGCACCGGCGTCCGATGCCGAGACACCCGAGGCTCCCGAGGAGGCCGATGCGGGCACCCCATCTGCGGACACCTCAGACATCCCGGACGCCAAGGTGACCCCGCCGCGCAAACGGCGTCGGCCCAAACTGTCACCGACCGCCGGCTGAGCGTATTCTCCCGGGGGTGACCACTACGACGTCGTCCCACCACACCGCCATGCTCCCCGCACTCGCGGAGCTCCAGCAGGCCTACGCC
This window harbors:
- a CDS encoding GntR family transcriptional regulator — its product is MSHPPRATLATAPSFSRVTRPSTVDLIQTELRNAVYAGVLAVGSPIREVEVATQLGVSRGPLREAAQRLVQEGLLVATPGRGMRVATISKERLPALYEARKSVEITAARLLVRSGDDAALASVRRAHDELVEANRTGDARRLGGADLNLHWALVAATGNPWLTRWMTTLIVEVRMATFSVSDEYVVRKDTADAHAVIVERLEARDEEGLVTVITEMLDGAVARLLGKEDEPVETLEEPADAPAITLGPIDAPDEM
- a CDS encoding OsmC family protein, whose product is MTEQTTTPGATSNEDAVTPSPTDPLWVERNGTRTYTGFSARGASVEIGPASAGAVFTPGELLKIALAACAGMSSDRAFSRRLGDDYRTTIRVEDPKDMAEDRYPVLTETFEIDLSSLDDEDRAKLLTIAQRSIDKACTVGRTLKAGAQIPDAQFNQPEG
- the xylA gene encoding xylose isomerase, with amino-acid sequence MSDIKYSFGLWTVGWPAADPFGTATRPELDPAESVRKLADLGAWGFTFHDNDVYPFGSDDAERQKHIDAVKKASAETGLVCEMVTTNTFTHPVFKDGAFTSNNREVRRFGLRKVLRNVDLAADMGASTFVMWGGREGTEYDNSKDLHAAHARYAEGIDTVASYIKEKGYGLNIALEPKPNEPRGDIFLPTIGHAIALIDSLDNADIVGLNPEVGHEQMANLNYTHGIALALHVGKLFHIDLNGQHGPKFDQDLVFGHGDLLSAFFTVDLLENGFPNGGPRYEGPRHFDYKPSRTEYLDGVWESAKANMKTYDLLAAKAKQYREDPEVQAAFEQAGIFELGQSTLAEGETFDSFLAEADPDVDALAEKDYGLVRLHQLALNHLIG
- the ehuC gene encoding ectoine/hydroxyectoine ABC transporter permease subunit EhuC — translated: MSENLEYLVNGLPRLGEGVLVTLELTVGGAALAFLVAMLLGLGSRGRWWVRVPSRVVVEFFRGTSLVVQLFWLFYVLPVFGFQLESLACGILALGLNYGAYGAEVVRGSINAVPQGQWEATTALDMSPGHRLRRVILPQAWPLMIPMFTNLLIQLVKGSALATYILLHDLNYFIEQMRRGTQDTVFSYVVGLLLYFAIAYLLTLLMNAIEARAKSRVGIGPSPREVLQVAPVPTTTGGGVTA
- the ehuD gene encoding ectoine/hydroxyectoine ABC transporter permease subunit EhuD; translation: MSFTWSWDRVGEVLPLLIDGLWITLLATVVGMAIASVLGLLVALLRRSKLRIVTMPVGLLTEFIRSTPLLVQLVFAYLVFSSTPPLVIGCIVLGIHYATYLSEVYRAGIDAVPKGQWEAAVALDLPRSRTWGAVVLPQAIRNTLPGLGNYAISMFKETPFLFAITVVEMFNAAQKYGAANFVYIEALTMVGLLFLIVSYPTSMLVRRLENRLA
- the ehuB gene encoding ectoine/hydroxyectoine ABC transporter substrate-binding protein EhuB, which codes for MSRSSVRPLRRAVLATGSVLTLVALAACSRVDTSGAEGGGSALENLQSKGTVTVGFAGEEPYSYEDANGELTGATVALHREVFSELGIETVEGVNTEFGSLIPGLNANRFDAVSAGMSILPERCEEASFSEPEFMYTTAFMVPAGNPDNLTDMQSAKDAGVKLATMSGAIEGDYASSLEIDNTEVGTPQDGLDALTAGRVDAFALTAISLNALAAKSDADIEVTESFVAEIDGVPQIGAGGTVFRTNDTELRDAYNEKLAEIVADEDRYLDIVGEYGFTAAERPVEGMTTEKLCEGDLETLATELAPELGLDG
- a CDS encoding ROK family transcriptional regulator, encoding MTTAGTAHETTTRTGPAAARQHSLREHNLELVARAVFEVPEPLSRAGVAAATGLARATVSTLVDQLVAARLVRELPAVTGGRAGRPAVPLVPAPRSVVGLGLEVNVDYLGVRVLDLTGDVVVDRVVPGALHDSDPALVLHRLGDLAREVCDDVAAAGMTVAGARLALPGLVDPRTGLLEVAPNLGWSTLDPVPLLGLGDLPVRIANEAKLAALAELAGGSDVAAPDSFVFVSGDVGIGAAIVVDRALFLGERGWNGEIGHVVVDPAGPRCSCGAFGCLEQYAGKEAMMRAAGLPPDAPLAALVGLLTERDTAPGADGAALPAGRALGSALADFVNLLDVSTIVLGGAYTELLPWLRADVEAVLADRVLAAPFVDLEVRAAQAGPQAALTGGAREVLRAVLADPAAWV
- a CDS encoding thymidylate synthase, yielding MTEIDTPYEDLLRDVLATGTRKGDRTGTGTRSVFGRQIRYDLAQGFPLVTTKRVHLKSVVYELLWFLRGDSNVRWLQERGVKIWDDWADESGELGPVYGVQWRSWPTPDGGHVDQIAKVVEQIRTNPDSRRHIVTAWNPAEVDDMALPPCHALFQFYVADGKLSCQLYQRSADLFLGVPFNIASYALLTHMVAAQTGLEVGEFVWTGGDVHIYDNHVEQVETQLARDPYPYPSLRLAPRDSIFDYEFEDVEVLGYVSHPTIKAPIAV
- the xylB gene encoding xylulokinase, with amino-acid sequence MPLVAGVDTSTQSCKIVVRDAETGALVRTGSAKHPDGTEVDPRHWWDAFQEAAAAAGGLADVAALSVGGQQHGMVTLDVDGNVVRPALLWNDTRSAPSAEALITELGDGDRAAGAQAWADAVGSVLVASLTVTKLRWLHDNEPENAARVAAVALPHDWLSWRIAGYGPAGDPTAPLGPQLDKLFTDRSDASGTGYYDASVGEYRPDLLERALGRTDVLLPRVVGVAEAGAVAHPSVAGADVDGGALIGPGAGDNAGASLGLGMTPGDIAISIGTSGVVSAVAPKRTADGSGAINGFADATGNALMLAVTLNAARVVDAAREVLNVDFDELAELALQAPPGSDGLVLVPYLEGERTPNRPDATGTLHGIRLATSTRAHLARAYIEGMLCGLADGLDALRAQDVSVERVMLIGGAAQSPAVQQIAPQVFGLPIGIPEPGEYVADGAARQAAWTLAAASAEGGADDVAPPAWSTTIAATLAADPKPVVREQYAAVSDLV
- a CDS encoding dihydrofolate reductase, whose protein sequence is MIGLIWGQARDAAGRPVIGAGGDIPWHVPEDFAHFKRTTSGHPVVMGRLTWESLPRRPLPGRTNIVVSSRGPFGVPDAGDSVVATASLSEALGLAAEAPGGDEIWVIGGSQVYNAALPVADVLEVSEINTEVEGDVYAPEIGPEWAVASATDWTTSSSGLRFRHLRYTRPD